In one window of Balaenoptera musculus isolate JJ_BM4_2016_0621 chromosome 10, mBalMus1.pri.v3, whole genome shotgun sequence DNA:
- the TMEM52B gene encoding transmembrane protein 52B: MGVQSRAPMSSAVVYFIQLPWARCEENCGNPEHCLTTDWVHLWYIWLLVVIGALLLLCGLTSVCFRCCLGHQQNGDDEGRPPYEVTVIAFDQDSTLQSTITSLQSVFGPAARRILAVAHSPSSLSPLSSSLDTLPGYEEALHMTRFTVSKCGQKAPDLPPVPEEKQLPPMAKESPRIEHRSN; encoded by the exons CTTCCTTGGGCAAGATGTGAGGAGAACTGTGGCAATCCTGAACA TTGCCTGACCACAGATTGGGTACATCTCTGGTATATATG GTTGCTGGTGGTCATCGGCGCGCTGCTTCTCCTGTGTGGCCTGACTTCTGTGTGCTTCCGCTGCTGTCTGGGTCACCAGCAAAATGGGGACGACGAGGGCCGGCCACCCTATGAAGTGACGGTCATCGCTTTTGACCAGGACAGCACTCTCCAGAGCACGATCACTT cCCTGCAGTCAGTGTTTGGCCCTGCGGCTCGAAGAATCCTGGCCGTGGCTCACTCCCCCAGCTCCCTGAGCCCGCTGTCGTCCTCCCTGGACACCCTCCCAGGGTATGAAGAAGCTCTTCACATGACTCGCTTCACTGTTTCCAAGTGTGGCCAGAAAGCACCTGATCTACCCCCAGTGCCAGAAGAAAAGCAGCTGCCCCCAATGGCAAAGGAGTCTCCTCGAATAGAACACCGTTCTAACTGA